From the Primulina tabacum isolate GXHZ01 chromosome 3, ASM2559414v2, whole genome shotgun sequence genome, one window contains:
- the LOC142541029 gene encoding MAR-binding filament-like protein 1-1 yields MVGSVLGNSCFLHSPLCHFLVSESSPLPFSYPRNAVCRRKNRATMACLQREISKHSDMCTRRAILFVGFGLVQFLGTRADAVDGYVVGWNRRGRARNRLSIENNTKSRTQENTEPRTQENTESRTEENTESRKQESSELETRDRIQNAEQTVKENPSPNPTFSVINSIGVLLSGVLAALYSSKIKEKATSDTTIESVKTKLKEKEAAISSLKKIISSKMLKIEEAQNKDFAKANEMQQTLINRLNTANGTVTSLGKEVQNEKRLNQDLSIKIENLEKSLSESRNEKRELQIQLQKKLDSIASLQEKIRMLSSVIMVKEDDLQKLESKVTEKERECHELRSVYQKSRDELTGLDYEIQELKDRVSKNEMELEMKNSTLKNLNEELTSLITERDESSKKLVGILKEFDEFKFSAEKKMFLHEEDLGEREKQLQKIEERLNVALDEVKKDGVLIYNLTQENQNLREKLDVELKSVNTLEQELKIAQEMLEKSRNEASDLSKQLQKSRSLCLELEAEVSKVKAEFNNARESLQREIDESKEGEKSLAGELLSVKELLGEMDEELQIMSQELAAAEQKRDSLERELIDANRKAEAASDALTEERKIVSSLNNELLVLEKKIFRNKEAQKILEADIEATTKSLGEKTRNESTLLKNLESAYSTISSLEDEKNALHNSLDVQKQTNREARKNLEYATNVVMELGKELESLEKKGKKLQQDLAYAKGEMLQLKNQINASKTAENNQNQQKIEAGGKSNKKVYRRRKETDNS; encoded by the exons TAGTTCAGTTTCTTGGGACGAGGGCAGATGCTGTTGATGGCTACGTTGTAG GATGGAACCGGCGAGGGCGGGCAAGGAATCGTCTCTCAATTGAAA ACAATACTAAGTCGAGAACACAAGAAAATACTGAACCGAGAACACAAGAAAATACGGAGTCGAGAACAGAGGAAAATACCGAGTCGAGAAAACAAGAAAGTTCTGAATTGGAAACACGAGACAGGATACAAAATGCAGAG CAAACAGTTAAGGAAAATCCATCCCCAAACCCGACCTTTTCAGTTATCAATTCAATTGGGGTATTGTTGTCTGGTGTTCTTGCTGCTCTCTATTCATCAAAAATAAAGGAAAAGGCCACTTCTGATACAACCATAGAATCG GTGAAAACTAAACTCAAGGAAAAGGAAGCTGCAATCAGTTctctgaaaaaaataatttcgtcaaaaatgctaaaaattgaagaagctcagAATAAGGACTTCGCAAAAGCAAATGAGATGCAACAAACTTTGATCAATCGACTCAACACTGCAAATGGTACGGTAACAAGCCTCGGAAAGGAGGTGCAAAATGAGAAAAGATTAAACCAAGATCTAAGTATCAAAATTGAGAATCTGGAAAAAAGCCTCAGCGAGTCTCGAAATGAGAAAAGGGAACTGCAAATACAGCTGCAGAAGAAGCTAGATTCTATAGCCTCTTTGCAAGAAAAGATCAGAATGCTTTCTTCAGTGATCATGGTTAAGGAAGATGATCTTCAAAAGCTTGAGTCTAAAGTTACTGAAAAAGAACGAGAATGTCATGAACTGAGGTCTGTATACCAGAAATCCCGAGATGAACTGACAGGGTTAGATTATGAGATCCAAGAACTTAAAGATAGAGTCTCGAAGAATGAAATGGAGTTGGAAATGAAGAATTCGACATTGAAGAATTTGAATGAAGAATTAACTTCTTTAATTACTGAGAGAGATGAATCGAGCAAAAAGCTTGTTGGGATTTTAAAGGAGTTTgatgagtttaaattttctgcAGAAAAGAAGATGTTTTTGCATGAGGAGGACTTGGGTGAAAGGGAAAAGCAGCTTCAGAAGATTGAGGAACGACTTAACGTTGCATTGGATGAAGTGAAAAAAGATGGAGtcttgatttataatttgactCAAGAGAACCAGAATTTAAGAGAAAAGTTGGACGTTGAACTGAAAAGTGTGAACACTCTTGAACAAGAACTCAAGATTGCACAAGAAATGTTAGAGAAATCAAGAAATGAGGCCTCTGATCTTTCAAAGCAACTGCAGAAGTCAAGAAGCTTGTGCTTGGAACTTGAAGCTGAGGTTTCCAAGGTTAAGGCTGAGTTTAACAATGCAAGGGAATCATTGCAGAGAGAAATCGATGAATCAAAAGAAGGTGAGAAATCCTTAGCAGGAGAATTATTGTCGGTAAAGGAACTTTTGGGCGAAATGGATGAAGAACTACAAATTATGTCCCAAGAATTGGCAGCTGCAGAGCAAAAGCGTGATAGCTTAGAGAGAGAACTCATTGATGCCAACAGGAAAGCAGAAGCAGCTTCAGATGCTCTTACggaagaaaggaaaattgtatCTTCTTTGAACAATGAGTTACTGGTTctcgaaaagaaaatttttagaaaCAAAGAAGCCCAGAAAATACTTGAAGCAGATATAGAAGCAACTACAAAATCACTTGGTGAGAAGACTCGGAATGAATCGACTCTTCTGAAAAATCTTGAGTCTGCTTACTCTACAATTTCCAGTTTAGAAGATGAAAAAAATGCACTCCACAACTCTCTTGATGTGCAAAAACAAACGAATCGAGAAGCTCGGAAAAATTTGGAATATGCCACTAATGTGGTGATGGAGCTGGGAAAAGAACTTGAGAGTTTagaaaagaaaggaaagaaactACAACAGGATTTGGCATATGCAAAGGGAGAAATGCTACAGCTAAAGAATCAAATAAACGCATCAAAAACTGCAGAGAATAATCAGAACCAGCAAAAAATTGAAGCTGGAggtaaatcaaataaaaaagttTATCGGAGGAGAAAGGAGACGGATAATAGTTGA